A window of Anomalospiza imberbis isolate Cuckoo-Finch-1a 21T00152 chromosome 4, ASM3175350v1, whole genome shotgun sequence contains these coding sequences:
- the LOC137473295 gene encoding homeobox protein EMX1-like: MFQPSAKRCFTIESLVGKDTPLGPEDPPRPAALAYPGPAAAADAAAFAPGFQGAAGRALYGSAELVFPEAVGHPALPVGPPQLGGSALPHPHPFFGPQHRDPLNFYPWVLRNRFFGHRFQGSEVSQESLLLHGPFARKPKRIRTAFSPSQLLRLERAFEKNHYVVGAERKQLASSLSLSETQVKVWFQNRRTKYKRQKLEEEGPDSDQKKKGSHHINRWRLATKQSSGEDIDVTSND; encoded by the exons ATGTTCCAGCCGTCTGCGAAGCGCTGCTTCACCATCGAGTCCCTGGTGGGCAAGGACACCCCCCTGGGCCCCGAGgaccccccgcgccccgccgccctcgcctaccccggccccgccgccgccgccgacGCCGCCGCCTTCGCCCCCGGCTTCCAGGGAGCCGCCGGCCGGGCCCTGTACGGCAGCGCCGAGCTCGTCTTCCCCGAGGCCGTGGGGCACCCGGCGCTGCCCGTCGGGCCCCCCCAGCTGGGGGGCTCGGCCCTGCCGCACCCGCACCCCTTCTTCGGGCCGCAGCACCGCGACCCGCTCAACTTTTACCCCTGGGTGCTGCGGAACCGCTTCTTCGGCCACCGCTTCCAAG GGAGCGAGGTGTCCCAGGAGAGCCTCCTGCTGCACGGCCCCTTCGCCCGCAAGCCCAAGCGCATCCGCACGGCCTTTTCCCCGTCGCAGCTGCTGCGCCTGGAGAGGGCCTTCGAGAAGAACCACTACGTGGTGGGCGCCGAGCGCAAGCAGCTGGCCAGCAGCCTCAGCCTCTCCGAGACACAG GTGAAAGTGTGGTTCCAGAACAGGCGGACGAAATACAAACGGCagaagctggaggaggagggcCCCGACTCGGACCAGAAGAAGAAGGGCTCGCACCACATCAACCGATGGCGCCTCGCCACCAAGCAGTCGAGCGGAGAAGACATCGACGTCACCTCCAACGACTAA